The Ostrea edulis chromosome 1, xbOstEdul1.1, whole genome shotgun sequence genomic sequence TGCGTCCCACACCGTGCCATAGTTACGCTCATTTTGAATAACGGCATAGACTGCCCTTGTTTCCTTCATTGCCTCGATAAGATCGGAGGCTTTAGATTGGAGCATTTCCGAGAGAGGTGCCAGAATTTGTAAAACATGTTCGCAAACAATAAGAGGGAGAATGAAATCAAACCTTTCAATTGAACATGTATAGACTCGCGCTTTCGTGTCAGACATATTAGCTAATCGATGAAGAGCATCATCTATGACTTCGAGTGATgctttaaatgtaaataaagcATTTGCTCGAGAAGCCCATCGTGTTTCACACAGTGTCTGCAGTTTCTGTCTTTTCTCCATTGAAGCCTTTGCTTCGTCATTTTCCTTCAGCTCCTCCTTAAATACATCTATTCGTTTGGCAGAAAAATAAAAAGCAAAAGCAATTTACTGGATAACGTCCATCATGTTTCTGATAATGGGCAACTTACAGCTATGTGTTAAAACTAAATTCAAACAGTGTGCCTTGCAATGTGTGTATACTGCCCCCGGAATGAGTTCACGTATTCTGGCTTgtactcctttttttttttttacccccgACATGTTGGCAGCACCATCGTAGCATTGACCTCTCAATTTATCTATAGTTACCCCAAGATTCCTAAGATTTTCCAAAAAAGCATTAGCCAATTCCTCGCCCGTTGTCTTGTTCACCTTGGAGAAAACAACAGATTCTTCCCTCACACTCCCCTTCTCTTTGTCAAAAAATCTCAAAATCATGGCCATCTGCTCCATTGTAGAAGCATCAGTTGCTTCATCTGCAATAAACCCAAAGTATGGGGAATTATTGGTATCGCGAACAATAGAGTCAGTAATCTGTTTACTGCACAATGATATCAGTTCATTTTGAATGTCTGGGGACGTATACTTTGCTCTAGGATCTGCTGTCTGTAAATGACTGCTCAAGAGTTTGTCTGTTAGTGCAGTATGACGTAGAATGGCAATGACATTGCTATCCTCTTCTCTATGTCCACGCAGTGGAATATTTTGACGAGCACACAATAAAATGACATCAATAATTGTTTTGAGGATGTGCCTATTTTTTTCAACAATGCCATCGTTTTTACTAAGAATAAGACCCTCAGGATCCTTTCCTGGATTTTGTAACGTGGACAGAAAATGCTCAGCAGCATTAACGCACCCATAGTGTTTTGAAGACGGGACAAGGTGTCTTGAAACATACTTCGAAAAATTAGACCAATCTCGAACAGGCGTTGAGATAAAGGATTTTTCTTTTGCTTTCGACCGTTTCACACCAAACAGTACGCAATACACACAGAACACCCCATCACAAGAGACACTGTACCGCAGCCAAGGATTTTCTTTAATCCAAGTGGAATTGAACTTCCTGCTGATTTTgctaaaatgatttttttttaaaatcatatcatacatgtacatttcccTAGTACCTAGGGCGAATTTCGAAAAGGGTTTATTAGCATTATTTTAGGTtgcacacacacgcacgcacgcacgtacacacacacatacatatatatacaagcGCACGCACCTCCtgtaaaagatttttttttaaatcatgtagAACAACCACCCTTTCCTCTCTAGTCCAGAAATTGCACGGTATCATTATCTGTATACAGATTTCTTTGAATTTAGCAATCTCCCTCCCATCCTCATACACAACCTTTGGAAAATTTCAAGATCCACCACTCCTATTTGATCTGAAGTTCACGTGTAATTGTAGTAAATGCGGGTATGTATGAAATATAACAAACTTACAAACCCGTACATTTTCCAGAAGCCGAAGGGAAAAATAGGGTGAAggtttgtgattttttttaaatcttaaagtttaaGTGTATTTCGCAAATTGAAAGCTTCAACTTTGTATTCAACATGGTATTAACTCtccagtggtggatccagaattTCCGGAAAGGGGGACCCACATATGAAATTGAAGTATTTCGGTCATTTTGGCTGCCAAATCTGGATTTTTATTAACgctattttgtaaatttgtgggaGGAGGTGGGCTCTCCTTGAGTCCGCCACTGATATCTCTTTATTTGGGATGGGAATTTGCAATTACATTCactctattattattattatttggtAAGTTCTTACCTTTGAGGAAATCGGAAATCATCTAAATTTTTCCACAACCCCTGTAATAAAGCATTTTTTACATTTGTGTCCCGGGGATCACTCACACTGAGTAAATCAATGTCCGGATAATCCGGTGTgttgtttgattcatttgaatTGGATTTTTCCGGAACTGCTGAACAGCTTTGTGTTGATGACGACGGCGATGGTAGTGTTGATGATTTTAGGAATTTGAAATTCAAGAAGCTTTTTAAATTGGATTGAATAGACATGATGATTGGAGTTAATCATAAATCGGAAATAAATAGCGCAAAGTTACACTtaacataaaaataatttctccgaattgctctctctctctctcctttttttttttttttaagcaaataatgtgtacgcagttgcgtacgcgtacctgtaaagtgcgaaacgaaatcgaaacgaaatctaccgaaacgaaacgaaatctgccgaaacgaaacccaccgaaacgaaacgaaacccaccgtaacgaaacgaaacctaccgaaacgaaacagattgtataatcgaactcttttaattataataattaaaaatggtatcttaggcccctgttaaagtttacacatataaataaaattcgcctcccctttgatgtaggctttcgacttgactgatacaaagttttaaaagatggaaggggggggggggtaagcacaaagtacatagatatcatgtgcaattagcttcggatccacaaatttcagaacggaaggttacagtctcacaggtcagaagtctggggaaacacactaaacgagggatggggtcgtcggcgttggatccgcttttgggcataaatacatatttcagtattttttgctctaaagacaaatatatgtatacatgtggacattgtgtatttgtatgtagtatatcaaacgatGGATTatgaatatgtcctcccgttctctttgtgatttctacttaaaattcccttgttcataagccttttcagtttacaaaatgctgacctcctcctaatattattgcattaaaaaaattccgtttttcgtcccgttttcaattccccgtcttagtaACACCcaaaatgtatagagtttttccattattgaaagtactcgcacctcagcagttagagataaaataagaggttaaaagctcttcctgctttcaattttctcagacaccagcttcttcaaacaNNNNNNNNNNNNNNNNNNNNNNNNNNNNNNNNNNNNNNNNNNNNNNNNNNNNNNNNNNNNNNNNNNNNNNNNNNNNNNNNNNNNNNNNNNNNNNNNNNNNNNNNNNNNNNNNNNNNNNNNNNNNNNNNNNNNNNNNNNNNNNNNNNNNNNNNNNNNNNNNNNNNNNNNNNNNNNNNNNNNNNNNNNNNNNNNNNNNNNNNATGTCTGTCTGGAACTTGCTCATGTTAGTAAtaaggctctcatatttcatattttttattccttataataagacatttcttttcatatcaatttttttttaacttttgtgtttggcctacttttaacaaaGTATAACCTACAGTAGGCAATTCTCCTGAACTATATGTAAGGTAGTCTAGCTTTTATGTttagtatttagatatcttatgggaagaactttcatttgataccatgctgtttgatattgtgaccttggttttgaaatttaacccagattttattatattgatattttacataaagatatacaaaatgtgcatattctttattaccagacttttaatttagtacccgaccttagtctttaaaatagcatgattttcaaaaactttaaattggtaTATAGTTTCTCAGCCACTTTGGATTGGGCTTTGATATAGATTTCACATATCATAGATTACTAATGAAAAGAGCTTTACTTTTGAACTTCTGACTTTGAccatgttgacctacttttgaaaaacattcattattaccagATCTGTTATATCTTGAGGGATAAGGTATTGGTTAGTTTGTTTCACATGAAATGCCTAAtgaccagaatttattttatatcatgacctttgaccttgtgactatatcaaacatattaTCTTGACTTTCTTAGTGCATTGCTTACAGTGCTATTTAAGtatgttcatcattttatttccattaatttacacaactgTTGTTATTTAGATCTCAGCTGAGTCCAAGATAGGAAGAGGCTTTGGAGAGAACACAGAATTACTACAGACAAAAGACTTGTGAAGTTATAAGGGGAATTACAGAACTCATAGCTCCACTTCAATCTAGATATGTTGACAGTTATTTCACAGAAACACTTTGCAGCTgacaaagataatcaaatgatgaccactactttaactctatggttgcagcatatttcaatttttgaagtgacaaattttattcctgtttgtgaaccaatattcaaaagaaacactgctatggcattagacataaattagaagagagtggtggggtggcaaaataagaatccatactgtgaaatgtatcaattgttaatatacatgtatcaatataaattcagtgccaattttcataatttctaggggaaaagtttgtttgtaacaaatgtcagaaatatgCACTAGCCCTTTCTTTGCAAACCATGCTACTAAGTACCAGGCAGTaagacatgatttgtttattgtcatttgttaaaCAGAGACAGATCCAGTGATTTGAAAGGGGGGGTCCAGAAAAATGATCTAAAATCTGCATTAGGTCATATCTGATGAattgataaagtaaatatgtttattattgattgctagttacatgtaaccttttatgcatcagttgaagatactttatgaacattttccgtcactgggtaaaattcaacaaacattttgtgtatctggaagtggtcaatatatatttcaacatcagagtaaacatgcattaaagcaAGTATGCCAATCTGATGTAGGCAGAAAATGGGATATGGcatgttatttcatgaatgcaaagggaaatgctttacaagagagtcAAAAAAATTCTGGTTAATGCTAAATAACTATCTAGATGTCCCAGAGAAAAGGAGAGGGTGtgttctaccccccccccccccccccccccccttcgggATATGCCAATGTCAAGTTTGGAATGTGAGTGAATGAATTAAGATTCTTCATGATAGGCaattgattaaaatttgatttactgataattttaacttcatatatgtgtgttaattaattgactattatctcaaatcctgtgtcagaaatgacttctaaaaatcaatattgtaaaatgttatataatgaattacataggcatttttttgcctttattatatagaatgtatacaaagacatgaaatttatttctgaatgttcatatgttctagtaatttttcatgaattttaatcattgattggttatatctacttcatatttatttctatttatgtagttcaacaatcttcatttaagtagttgacctttttgcacttattgaaaattttgagatttcagttcaacttttcaccatcaaaccactgaatttatttttgtaacttgaaatacacctcttcaagtttctggttatacataatttatttcttttgagacattgtattgggttttatgagatcttaaattttgatcattattttgtaaaatatattggtgtgaaatatgtgcaattttaacaataaattcattcattggatgaatatacacacaaaaaccctcttagttattgcatatagtgtatatctaaacatataaaatattgcttttctctatttctttgttatatgacattttagagctgtttaaacatagcacttttttccaaatattttgtgacctttttgcaccgaaaattatctcaaagttgtttttccatCTCGAACCCATactaaacatgatagaaactttttatttggcaaatttcatattggggtcagtaggaacctgtgcacaaagtttcatgaaaatctgagagatagcatgtgccgacctctgcctgatatcataatggacacccTCTTAAATAGCAATCAATGCTGTTctgaagaaaaatatatttaaaggtTTTTCCTACACATTtccttgtaaaactttgacccccttttgtagttctcccccccccccccccccccccccctgatctaaacaaatttaaatttgCACTGATGATGCTTTCAAATATGATTTCAGTCAAGTGGCTTTTGAGAACCCACCAAATTTTCACTTTCTTCATTATCTCCCCTTAAAAGAAGAAACCtttaaagtttacagatggacatgGTCTATTGGtgctggagaagaagttgaaaataatgttaaaaagtttacagatggcaAGATGGCTGAACAAAATgtgataagaaaagctcacttgagctgaaacCTCAAGTGTCAGAGCTAATAAAATAATGCAAGTGTCAGAATAGTTCAAAactaaattttttaaaacccacattaattttttattgcAAATTCTGTATGATCAAATTGAGATGATAAAAAAGCATTCTTACTGTGGCGTCTCCCTTCTTGGGTTGACTCTTTTTCTTGGGGAAGAGAATCAGCTTGGATTTGTACTCTTTCAGTCTCTGTGCATTTTGCTGCAAGGACTCCAAGCTCTTGTTACGGCGCCTGTAGTCCACAGCAATTCCAATAGTAAGAGCTATTTTCTTGTTAATTCCAGCAGCCTAAAATAGTAACATCAAAAGTGAATACAAAGTTCATGGTATGATACTTATTGATATACATGGTAAATTATGTCCTAGAACCTCAACATCCATCACATGGGCATTTTGTGTACTTCATCTACTTTGAATAACAATGATAGTAAGCACAGGGGAAACACAAACGTCAAGCCCCAACAGACAAACATTGATCCAGTAGAGGTTAATTTTTTCCTAAAGGTTAAAATGTTTCAACAGAAACAGTTGTTGTTTGAAAGAATTCACTTTGGATTCATTAggcaaagaaaaaaaataataattaaaaaattatctaAGTGTTTGTGGTCACTTGACCGACCCTGTATTTTTGCCCCAAACTTAATTTTTCTAAAAttggaaaatatataatttttcgaaaaattaGCCTCCTTCCGGAACCAAACCCACCCGCTATTACTCCACTTCTAAAATGATGGCTACTTTTGCCATTTGGGTTTCAGTGAAAACGACGTGTTTCATCTCTGACCTTCAAAGAATGTGTCCACTTGAAAAAGTCGATATGTTATTGCAATATTCCAAAATTTCACGGCatacatattttcaatcaatataATAACTTAACAGACTTCAatttcaagaaccaatggggATCCAGGCTAGAATacatcctcagtaccccatgcttgtctAAGAGGCAATTAAATGGGATGGTtgttcggatgagactgcacaAACGGAGGTCCTGTATCACAACAGAAGTTTTCCTGGCTTATTTTGGGGTATGGTTAAAAGACCCATTCCAAAATTCATCCAATATTTCCCCAATTTTCAATCGGTTTCCCCATTCAAgtacagtgctccaagttgcgagtaaaatggtcgcatttgcgaccagaaaatcgATTTTACGACTAGAGATTATATTCAAGTTGCATTTTTGCGAAAAATTGGGCATccagtaaaattttgtaatcaggatcggaagtctgaataaatatttttcagtaaaACGAGGGTTAAAGAACTTTGGATTTATCAGTAGTAAAATACTAAAAAGTAGAAGCCTCGGCCTAGTACATGTAAcgaagaaattcaagaatcacacggagAAAGTTCTGCATTTAAAGATGATGTAGCCGAgtctaaagaaaaatgcaaaagtaaaggaagaccCCAGTTCTAATGGCTGAAGGAATTTCCATGGTTGATATACAGagattgcaaaatgttttgcagaatttgtgaggccaatcagccagcaacgtccaccatttctagacacccattgtccgatttcaccacgacctggtgtacatctttcaaatgtggaagtgtgactattcacggtaacagtaagagacatgtctttgtccatgactgcgttatTAGCAGTTAGTCAAGTGGGGCAACTGTTGCTGCtaattttcacaaacaattacaaactcgggatgtagtgttcttattgatgctggtactgattgttcagcaaaagatccaacaaaagTAGAAGTTTTTATTCGCataagcagtgaaggcccacttaAAGTTATTGAGGACTTGAAAGCAAATACTTGTGTGGAAGGCTGGGTTTTCTTCCccagaagcgtactgtaaaatatacaggatggcccaatgcaatacaacttttgccagagtgaatacttgacttgttagcatccagcatgtttcacagcacatttctattcagtttaaaaataaaacaaacaaaacccatacttgggtgttgatttttttcttgaaagatattcaaataaaaaaaaaacaaacttgtaggtcttatttacaaaatcttttaccatggcgagtagaaattttgaaaatggcgactaaaaaaatttgaaaatggcaatcagaaatatttctaggtcgccattttgcgacctgatagcagatgtgacttggagcactgAAGTATCCTTAAAATTCCATGCATAAAGAATAAGAAAtagttgatatcattaatttcttTTCCTGTAAAATGAATTGTAAAAAGCGATTGGCATTCCTTGCGAAAACTACACTACATCATACGAAGAATCTCGAGGGGCACTTGTGAACTGCCTAATGTTCCGATGTTTGattgtaaaaatatttatgaagcTTTACTtataatagaaaaattatatttattttcaacactatTAATCCATACCAATTCATATTAAATGCTTGTATTTTGAATTCGTTTTTCATAGATAATTTGTCACAGAGTCAAAAACTTTCCGACCACCAAAATACTGTGTCaatgttctctgcttctatcgTACACAGAACTGCCATTTTAGTATCAATTTGTTCCAGAGAAAATCCTTCAAATGTTGATACAAGTTATGTGACaaattgttattgatattaaaggttttatttatatgtttaatttttcccTAATGTTGACTTTTGTCCCAATTTTTCCAGGTAATAGGTCATgccaaagtcacgtgattcacCAGTGTATATAATGTTTTGCTGAGTGGTCATTAAAATgcatcaaaacattttttcttcactttCATGTGCCATTATAACCACAAAGTAATACTTTTCAAATCTTtccaatttgaacattttaaagagacactacagctcattttccacattttgatAAAGAgtttttttaaaacacgtattgataaaatgataaatatcatatcgatactgacaattttgaacaattggatgcatcaatttactctcaaatgcgctttgaagatcgtccggaattcaaaggtttcttcatgctgactcggacttttgaatgcttatttacatcacgtggttttgaatgacatcaaaggtgttgtgtaggaaattatttaaattccccttcaagggggtccacactcacctttcaagtataagattattccctgctccttataataagtaattatataaatcattgttTCAACAGAAACTCTTCCATGTTCcaattgaccgatgtttttacaactaacacgtgtcgtgttcagataaaaatagtacAAGTTTACTTTTAAAGCAGTGTCTTCGCGGCTTGtcccaatggcagatttagggggaggggggcaggatccccctccctctcgccacaaattgtgagtaaaaatccaaattttgcacccagaaagccgattactttggctaatatttgactttctcaccccccttcggaaatcctagctagatccgccactgagttacaatcgtttctcctagccctttgttttccaacagtcATACTGATCGcaaggtcaattttatttcacatattagttttatctcattttatttttaccttttttcttacagaatctgtcaaaattctggatctatctatccactacactttctctcactgcacgacatgctgcactgtttactgtctatgcgcatgcgtctgaagaccgaaaggaggagacttgatattttttgtataggccatcaaaaagtattaaattttacgttaaaacgagaatttttgactttagataagtgttattttcgcaaagttcatacattcaaaaatgcaacaaaaattgaaaaagcgctgggaaaattgtcatttcatgatttttgcgcaaaatgagccaTAGTGTCTCTTTAAGCATCAATTTTCCCAATTCTGTGGACCCTGGATCCAGTGCGAAAATGGGAGGAACCCCTgcaacaggtgtggcacaataaggatccctccctgctcaatggccgaacataagcctaaattttgcagaccttcCTAGGCAATAGTGTCCATATTCCAAATTCTTGAGCGAGTCATTAAAAtaaaaccaaccaaccaacaatGAATGTCAAGTTGAGGAGAAATTGCACGATATAACATCATAGCAGTTGATGAGGTTGTTTTAAACTGTCAAGATtgaagatatatataacaaGTACACAACCTACCTATTATTTTCAGCAGGAAACCGTAAACACActtggagaactcgtacccaaaaatttgaatacaagttctcctggagaaaaatttgtcatttctgtcCTAAAAATCTGTGTACAAATTCTCCTGGACAAAAGACTTCGTCATTATATTATATGgtaatctgggtacgagttctcctagctggataaaataaaaatttgtcatttctgtcCTAAAAATCTGgatacgagttctcctggagaaaaaaacccaaaaaactgtcaatttataaaatggaaatctGGGAACGAGTTCTCCTGGTGAAAAACTTTAGTCATTTTCTATCTCCAGGACAACTCGTACTACTAACTAGTGttgaaaaattggaaaaatTACATAATCGATTAAAATCGGAAGAACTATATtgatcaatgatcgatataatcagtatttacatgtagttaataaatgtttattattttggggttacttctatttagttttatggaaatgtgcagcatacacactagctggtgtcactgaattacCACTTTTCAATGTGAAGTTTTGCTGATTCCGACTTTTCTCCGCATGTCTCGATATAAAAGCGGGAttaacagtcagatgaatctTGGATTAGATATTAACTAGTGTACAGGCaacaatcgattatgaaaaatagaattgaTTATCGGAATCAAAGAGACAAAAAACGATCGACAATTGATTGACGGCGACAATCATTTCATCacgaactcgtacccagattttaattcattacaaaGTTTTTTTCTCTCCAGGAGAACTCATACCCAGATGAGACTTCTCCAGAACTTGTACCCAAATTCCTCGGTACGACTTCTGATACCCAAAATTTCAAGCTTGTTATAAgatcaaataattttaaacaatGGGCATGGTTAAAAATTCAGCTCCATAGTGCTGCCTCCAAGTGTAGAATGATTAAATGGTGGTGGTTCTGAGGTTTTCCAGCACAATGACATGAACTATCAACCTGTTATATTTGGGAAACAAAAGGCATCTCAGACTGTCACAAGAACGTTTTAGTTTATGACGATATTAAATTTTTCACATCATTACTGTCtataaggccaagtaaaattaattagtagattatcattcccgcccgcccctcgaaaatcgccccgccccgattttttttatttttcaaaattacgatttccggatatttttttgtccggtccggtatcgtaaacgtactttgtttcactttgccttttagaaacccaaatacacatgtaattatgatttataaagccttttctcaatgagagaaggcattttcgaggtaaagaataccatggcgaaaaataaaaaataaaatcctcccacccgccccatttttttgtgaagtttgaatgataatctattaattaattttacttggcctaacaggttgggaacacttcccctatagcgagatcttctctctaaaacgcgattatccctctttagcgagaaagtaaacattaccataaataGGCGTTTTGGTGTcctaattgaaaataatgacaaactccatgcaatgctgaataagtgcgacacacactcaacatgacaCAAATTGTCTCTATAAAACTGGCAAAACAGTCAAGATATTTCATATCAGTCTGAAATACAATGCACATCACGTTTtagtttagatatatatttttgcagaagtatcaaacattttagcactttttcttcttttcatgtgaaacgaagagatgtactccacagGTGTTTTTCTcagttgtacgggatatatttactcccgctagagagggataatcgagTTTTCGAGAGAATATCTTActgtaggggaagtgttcccaacctgtatGAA encodes the following:
- the LOC130047879 gene encoding uncharacterized protein LOC130047879, yielding MEQMAMILRFFDKEKGSVREESVVFSKVNKTTGEELANAFLENLRNLGVTIDKLRGQCYDGAANMSGEELKENDEAKASMEKRQKLQTLCETRWASRANALFTFKASLEVIDDALHRLANMSDTKARVYTCSIERFDFILPLIVCEHVLQILAPLSEMLQSKASDLIEAMKETRAVYAVIQNERNYGTVWDALYESAVQLAATIGTFSADIPAQAAVFHTEIKRWIARWSLEDPGNLPSTLQSTLHGINPNLYPNIFNVLSVLISMPVSTASAERSFSVMRRVKSYLRSTMTTERLSGLAMLHAHKDMGVDTEAVVRDFAQGKSRRLVFLFNN